The genomic DNA TGACCCTTACTAGCCCTAACTGGTCGGACATTTTCTTTGATGCACTCACATTTCTAAGGAGCCCCAACGTCAAACACATTCTGCAAAAGTTTTGACAGTGACTAGTTTTAATAGATTTTGTTGACAGAAATATTTGTGCTCTATAGAAACTTTTTTCACAACATGTACTCTTACAACTTTACCTCTGTATCCAGCCAGCGGATTTAACCTGTCAAGTTAAATTCATTTTCAGTGTGTAGTCTTGATAGAAGCACCTGAGCAGGCATATGGCAATGAATTGTGGTGATTCAGAACCATATGAATAGATAACTGACAATTATTGAGACATTACTGCCAAAGTAATTGTATGTGTTATTACTTGCATTAGATTTGTATCAATGTAGGTGTTCAGTCGTGTCCTAcattcctctgctctctctctataAGCCTTCTTTCTCTGCTGGGCTTCAGAATCCATTATAAATCCTGattaataaaaatgcatttgctGGCTTAAACATCAGAGTGGAGTTGAAGGTAGGGCTGGGTGCTATTCTTAGTCCATTATTAGACTTAATTTGCTCTGAATTCTGTCATCGTGCCCCTGCTGGTAGAAACCCGTTGAAGCCTCTGGctgaaaataatcaaaaactCAAATagtgagtttttattttgtatagtttttcTCCTAGATGGTAAAACATTGTCTTGCATGTGATGTTGTGAACGATGAATCTAAAACACGAGAACCAAGAAGTTGCCagattattatatataaaactaCAGCACACTATGATTTGAAACGTATAGGAAATATACATTATACCTGAGTAAGTACCTCTATTAACATGCTTCCCCTCTCTAGGTCATCCTACTCCCCCCGCCCGCAGTGGTCATCGCTGTGTCGCAGACAACACTAACCTGTATGTATTTGGAGGCTACAACCCAGACTACGATGAGTCAGGAGGCTCAGATAATGAAGATTATCCACTGTTCAGGGAGCTTTGGAGGTACCACTTTGCCACAGGCTGCTGGCAGCAGATCCGAACAGAAGGCTACATGCCCACAGAGCTGGCGTCTATGTCAGGTAAAACATATTCATTgcttttgatcattttaatacTTCTTTCTTGTGATGCACTTTTTtcatacacaaaaacaagcatTGTGGATGGAACATGAATTTAATGTTGCCGTGTTTCCCTCAGCTGTTTTGCACGGCAACAACCTCCTGGTGTTTGGAGGCACTGGGATCCCTTTCGGTGAAAATAATGGCAACGATGTTCACGTTTGTAACGTGAAGTACAAGCGATGGTCCCTGCTCAACTGCCGTGGGAAGAAGCCAAACAGAATCTATGGACAGGTAGCCTCAGAAATCAATATGTATTGTGAAGAAGAAAGGACTACAGAGATCAGTTGCTTTTCAACATCTAGTCACTGGATATTCTGTAAACTTGTAAACTGTGTATGTAACAGAACTACCGGCTCTCAAATCTTTGCTCCTCCAGGCAATGGTTATTATAACCGGCTTCCTATACGTGTTTGGAGGGACAACGGGGTACATCTATAGCACAGACCTACACAGGCTGGACCTGACCACCAGGGAGTGGATCCACCTCAAGCCCAACAACCCTCCTGACGACCTGCCTGAGGAACGGTGCGCTATCATGCTTGTAAACAAGCTGGGAATCTTTTCATTGTTGTGAGAACCCTTGACATAActcagtgttgtttgtgtgtgccacAGATACAGACATGAAATAGCACATGATGGACAGAGGATCTACATTCTGGGAGGAGGCACTTCTTGGACATCTTATCCTCTAGACAAGGTACTGCTATACGCCGCTAAGGGTAATTTGTAGTCACCTAAGCCCATTGTAAATGTaccattgttttttcttttaataggTGCATGCATACAATCTCGAGACCAATTCCTGGGAGGAGATTACAACTAAACCTCATGACAAAATAGGTGTGTATCCTGCACTGAAATAACACCTATTGCTCATGTTTCATGCACACAAGTCTAAAATGTTTGTTCTTATCACAGGGTACCCTGCCCCTCGCAGATGCCATAGCTGTGTGCAAATACGAAACGGTGAGAATCTTTTCAATGCTGCTGTTATTCTGTTTCAAGGATATGCAGTCAGTTATATGTTAAACCTTCAGTGTTGAAAGTAACCATCATGGTATGCCatcatttgtctttctctgttgcAGATGTGTTTATCTGTGGAGGCTACAACGGGGAGCTGATATTGGCTGATCTGTGGAAGATCAACCTGCAGACTTTCCAGTGGAGTAAACTTCCAGCGGTGATGCCTGAGCCGGCCTACTtccactgtgctgctgtcacCCCGGTTAGTGCAAATTACTAGCTCTGTCTGTTGCTAGTTAAAAATAGCGAAATGACCTTGGACACAAACTGGAAAAGATTTGTTCGCCACATTTTTCCTATTTATCCACAAGATTGGCTAATGGGGTTTGAATTCCTCTATATTATTCtatatttcatataaaacatatgCTACAGTCTTTCCTTCACTCTGTCTCCAGGCTGGCTGCATGTACATCCATGGTGGCGTGGTGAACATTCATGAGAACAAGAGGACTGGCTCACTTTTTAAGATCTGGCTGGCGGTGCCCAGCCTGCTGGAGCTCTGCTGGGAGAAGCTCCTCAAGGCTTTCCCCCACCTGTCCTCTCTTTCCACCATGCAGCTGCTGAACCTGGGCTTAACACAGGAATTAATCGAACGCTTGAAATGAGCCACACAGTGGAGCACAGACAGAGGAATGGATGACCTGGGCTGGACTGGGAGAAGATGAGGTGTGACAGAGCACAGAAGATAAAATCACAGCAAAATTTCTTGGGAATCGCCCTCTCGCTCCCATGCCTGACGTAGCCCCGCcttaaaaccaaaaacaatggGATGCCTATTttcgtttgttttttttgttcttagATTTCGCAGTTCCAGTGATGACGAAGAAAATAAACGTGGAATGTTTTATTCCTTACATGATGCCTTTGTGTCAAGCTACGTACGAATTCCCGCCCCTCATCAGCCAAACTGTGACTGCTGGAAATACTTTATTTTGCCCTGTCATGTTTTCAAAGACTGCCCtctcccattttttttttaatcaacctTCTCTAGTACTTTTAAGAATTCTGTGCAAAGGAAGAatgcatgtatatttatttgaagGACAAAAATCAGTTTTGGGGGAATACATCACCTGAAATTGCTGTTTGCACATTGTATTGCATATTTGTAggcatttacttttttttaaaaaggtttcagTCTATAAAGTGGCAGTTTTTGCACGTTTTAGTCAATTGAATACAAATCTCATATGTTGACAAGCAGTAGTGTTTTAGATTTTGAAAGAGTGTTTTCCTGACTTTCCAGTGAgccattttttccatttttctctgTATGGTATAAAAATCAACTTCCAGAAGCTTGAAACTTGTCAATCACACACTATCCCTGCATTTCTTTGacctaattaaaaaaaaaaatggaaatggttTTCACTGTCAGGGATTACCAATCTTAAATTTCTAGTTTTctagttgtttttatgttgtatgAATGTAAACAAGTGTTTGTCTGgagttaaagaaaaatattataCATAATTTGTAGTAAATTGGCTAAAACGTGTGAAGAAAAAGTTAAATGCTGGTTTTACCAATGACTGAGCCCTTGTATTTTCCATCATACATCGTGTTACAGAGAATCATCCACAAAAAAAGGTCAGAGGAAGGTGGGTATCTTCAAAATAATTGTTTCCATCCCGTTTGCTTGCAGCTCTCATTTGTAAACCAAACCATGCAACACATCACTGTGAATTTGGTGCTCTTTAAAAATTAACTTAAAtgcttttattcaaataaagaCTTGCTGTTATTCCATTCAGACGTTTTTTTACTCCCTCTCTGTTGGTGACATTTTGTTGGAAGAAGTTGCTTCGGTAGCAAACATCTGTGTGTACGGCAGTGCCTTTCAAACTTTTGATGAGGAAGTATAGGCAGTGTAagatctttttcatgtttagacgAACATGTTTTATGTTGAAGATTTGATCTTTGTTGTAGAGTTATTACACACAGTATAATCACTCAGCATAATGGAGACCAGAATAATGACTGTTAATATACAAGTCTTTTCGTCTCTTCCTATCAGGAACCAGACAAAGTCACCAGAACAGGATGCAGCATACTCAGTGTTTTGAGTATCAGTCCTACACGTACTCTAACAATGTTCAATTCATTTCACTGATGCCAAataatattgcaccttgagcaaAGTATGATTACGAGTAATGAGAGATTAGGATTTCAGTCAGAGTAGGATGTTACTAGATGTTTTGATGCCTTTTACAAACGCATGAACCTGCCTGCACTTCTTCACCGTTAGCACCTTTTATTAATGTTCTGCATACAAACTACTTGGTGCATGATGtcctctcctgctttttatATTAACCTCATCAGATCTTTACTTTTTGACATAGGTTTAAAACGGTCACTATTCAACTGTTGTACAGTAGACTTGTGTGAATGTCTTGTTggagttaaatataaataaagtgttcTGTAAATAGCTCTCGGTTCCCCCCAATTTCCTTTGCTTGACTAGCAATTAGCATGATACATATTTCAATGCTGGTTGCATGACTTGCTGTTGTCACGTCTTTTCTGGGATTAGGTCTTTGCAATAACATGCATGCATAGCTGACCACAGTAAATGCGCCAAAATGCCAATAATGCCAATTACAGAGTCCTTTTTTATGCAACAATTTTGcccaaaaacaacattttataaacaatgCATTTATTAATTTCAATATAAACCACACAGTACAACGATTACAAGCAAAAACAAACGGCACAAAGACACCATCCAGTAATGTGCATGTAGAAAACAGACTTTCAGTGATTTTTCTTGATCAACAGGAGCGAGGAGAAGGAGCAAAGAAATAAAGTGCCAAAAGGATGAGGTAAACCACCACTAGAGcggtgcctgtggaacaaagcaAGAGCGCTTTACATATGCGGCATTTTGAAAACAGTATCAAACCGTGAGAACCGATGATGCTTCTGCTCCGGGGAAATTACTTTAGCGTGACTTACCCTGAAAGTAGTCACATTTTCCATCCATGAAGATGTAGTTGACCAGAATGACGCTGAAGATACTGGCCCAGAGATGAATGTCACTGAACACAAGCACAAATCCGACATCCTGGGGAGAAAATGTCAAGTCGTTATGGAAACAAATGtaggagaaagaaaatcatccaatacaaaagaaaaagaaaatccagttTAACTTACATAAAATGCATTGAAGAGGATAAGCAGTGGAATCTGGATCATACAGACCTGGATAGCAATGCAACTGCCCACTTCAAGGCTGCAGAAGAAAACCAGAATTACTGTTGTATGTCTCCAACCAGTGAgatgcagtttttatttatttatttattttaaatcaccAGACTCAtgtgaggtcaccgtgacctttgaccactgaaatcaaatcaattcatccatca from Paralichthys olivaceus isolate ysfri-2021 chromosome 23, ASM2471397v2, whole genome shotgun sequence includes the following:
- the klhdc10 gene encoding kelch domain-containing protein 10: MEAEAARSPDQLNKFERLTGRPPQTLAGHPTPPARSGHRCVADNTNLYVFGGYNPDYDESGGSDNEDYPLFRELWRYHFATGCWQQIRTEGYMPTELASMSAVLHGNNLLVFGGTGIPFGENNGNDVHVCNVKYKRWSLLNCRGKKPNRIYGQAMVIITGFLYVFGGTTGYIYSTDLHRLDLTTREWIHLKPNNPPDDLPEERYRHEIAHDGQRIYILGGGTSWTSYPLDKVHAYNLETNSWEEITTKPHDKIGYPAPRRCHSCVQIRNDVFICGGYNGELILADLWKINLQTFQWSKLPAVMPEPAYFHCAAVTPAGCMYIHGGVVNIHENKRTGSLFKIWLAVPSLLELCWEKLLKAFPHLSSLSTMQLLNLGLTQELIERLK